aatttaaaaaaatttctgacttGTGCCTTTcagatttttgtttgaaattattccattttgttataaataatattatgcatCAAATAGAAATGGAATTGAAGAGAATTCTAAAGAAATTGACTAAGACTTCTTGAATATAAATCTTGTACAAGTGTAATTTTAGGATGGGATAATTCTGCGAATTTTGTAAgactaaatcattttttatggtttttaaatttaaataaattaatgaagagattattttattttcaagaaagaataataataataaaggttgattattaaaattcataactgTCTTCTGAATTTGTTGctgaaattaacttttatttatattgtcataaaatgaatataaatagcatttcataataaagtaaatttttttaatctatttaaatacTGAGAACAGCCTCAACCACTCTCCCCATTCTTTGTAAATTTATGGTTAATGCTTTTCCttgaatttcatgttatttaatatttgtgtattttgtgatatttttgtaGTTAATTGCTTGGAATATTGATAATTAgtgagaaagaaatattttctgaaaagtagccattttagaaataaaaaaaatttaatgttttaattttctttctttttttttttcagatagttttataatttattgcaaaaatgacTGTCGCTGAAGAAGCAATATATTCATCTATTTCTTCGCCACAGGTGGCGATGATCCTAGCTGTCTGTACTTTTGtgccttttattatttatttgatttataagttCAGCatcaaagaaaaatcttttgagGAAGTACTTGAAGAGCAGAAGAGACGTAGTTTAGAAGAGGAATTACGTCAGAAGTcagataaaactaaaaaagaaaagaaattcaagagAAGTTGGgctaagaaaaaggaaaaagctGAACCAGAACCAACCTCGGAGCCTCCTCAAGTTGAAGTAAAGAAAGAGATTcctattattgaaataattgaaccaGTTGAAGTTAAGGCACCTAAACAGAAAGGTAAAAAATCTGCTGAGCAAAATTCGGAAAGTAATCATGTAGATAAGACTAAGAAGGCAGAGGTTGCTGTTGGGGCAGAGAAACAAGAAAAGAAGGAAGAAAGTGAGAAGGTAAAGGCCTCTGCGAAGTCTGCAAAGGTTGAAAAGGAAGCTGAGAAAGTTAAGGCTGTATCAAAACCTGTTGAAACTGTGAAACCCAAGGAAGAAGTTGTGGTTGAAAAATCTGCTCCAAGCAATCCTCCGCAAGCTTCAGTTTCAGCTTCTACTTCaagcaaaaagaagaagaaagagcCAGTAGAGAAAGGTAAATGTTAATAgaaattaagtatcaaatttctttaaaatatctgcttaattattttacattggaatattttattcatattatgcaTTTTAACAATTGAATGTTTTTTCCAGTAATTGTAAAAGTAGAAAGtttgacagttttttaaaaaaaattaggtgtcattaataaacaattttacatttttttcaatgaattagtttctttttttttatgtaacaatgCTAGCAATCAACTCgaaattcaaaatgattctttattttcatttctgtttttaattttttataaaaatctcattgaataaaacaattatatgaagCCTAAAGTTTTTTGATAGAGATATTTCGGAAGAAAAAGGGAGGGATCCTCTTGCTTCAGTATGATtggtttaaatgtttttgataatcTGCTCTTGAATgctttaaatattgcatatttcagaatgaaactaatttaaattaagtattaatatcttttatatttcttttttaatacttcaaatttagtggtgtttaaagatatttaattaaaatagcaaatttgtGTGCAGCAGttgctttttattgaattttaatgatgACCTATTCTGTcaataaattatttgtgaaacTTGTACATAATAGAATcgtatataaattgtaaaaaatttaccatgatatataattaatcctatattgtattttatataaatatttctgtttacagTTTTGTAGCATTTCTGACGCCACCATAATCTTAAATTAATCTTAGATTTCTAGTtgtaatattaatacaattttatttctctttttatcataGAAATGTTACTTGGATTATATTTAGTACttggataattatttatttttataccttgTGTGAATGTCATAGTTCATTCTAACATCTAGCTTTTATTGTATGAAGTTTAATgttcttcaatttataattatttgccatttaaataaagtcattcatacgaatatttttatttttaaacagatgtTGCACCTTTGACTGCTAGTAAAGTTCTGTCTCTCATTAAGGATGCTGAATTAGACACTGAAGAAATTCAGAATTTGATTGACATTTTGTTAAATAAGCAAAAGGACTCAACTAAATGGACTAAAGTAAGTTTTATTctgatgtattaaatttttttgggaGGACACTTCAGTTGATTCCTATTgatgttttaattcaaatatggttaattttctaattttttttttttttttttttttggaaattttagtttgattctattttttaaacattaagaaatcaGTAATTTTATAACAAGGATATTgtagaaaagttattttcttctttctgatTTAATACTAAAGTTACACATTGtttcacaaatgaaattaaaatcaccTCTCTCTGTGTGTCAAATGATCTCATTGTTTAGTTTCTAATATGATTGTTGGTTAAtctaaaaaagtaagaattttagaAGAGCCGTTGAAATGTAATACCAGACAAATTATTGGATTgcctattaatttaaatttgagtgcaatttttattgtatacaaaaatttaatgtttaccACTTTTCTAATTCATTGCTCTTTAGAAGTttcacttaataaattaaattacttaattttcataattctatttaacatgcattttgtatgggtaaattaaaaaatgggagaaaaaaccttctataaatttgtttatcTGTTTATGAAAATTTCCGATCTCTATATTAACAGAACACCAgtgaaatttctaatataataacaaatttttgaattctgcatttaatttcatggaatattttttttataaaagttctgTTGTATATAAATTCCTGTGTTGTCTTATATTGACTATTTCTCATTATGAATtgttttgcactttttaaaaaggtATTGTATGGTTAGTATTATATTTATGCTTTTGGTTAACCCTCATATACCTGTATCATGAGGGTTCTTTAGAGGATATAAGCTGTTTAGTATCTTCTCTTTAAAgcttatatttacattattatattctaaCAATCAGtgcttgaataaatatttatgaaaattaaaagaatcgcTGAGTAGTTGAAACAAAtgttctagaaatatttttaatatttaaacagctTGTCGATTCCACTGATTTCAATTCTTTAAGTTAGACATTGAAAACTTCTTTTCATATAGAGAAGCAATTGCACAGGTAATAAACAATGTCATCAAATACAGACCTATGTATGCACAAATGATTATTAACAATTAGCCATTTTCAGTGTGCATAAATTTGCATGTACTCGTGGTTACTTTTCTCAATAGTAGTGACTCAAATGTTGCCAAACTTCTTTCCTGGCACAAAGATTTTCACTGataaaattcacttatttcattaattatttcattaacacTTCTCTGTTGTGTAGGGAAGTAAAGCATATACTACAAATTGTGTCTTGAGTggataataaaaagaatgcatGGAAATCTCTTTGaagtttacatttattatataaagtgaACACAAGAATATAGAACAAGATCATCATGTTCAATGATTTGATCAATATATTTGCCATTGTATTTACTTTTCATGTAAATTATATGAGGagaatattctgttaaaaaagttattatagaaatttatgtaCTTATAATTATGATCTTACAgttctatttataatattcatgcattttctgatcattttaaagatttttcttcttctaacaatttttatttaaattaatagagGAATGATCAACTTGCTGATGCAAAAAAGAGTCTTCACGAGAGAGAGCAGCAGTTGGACCTTGAATTGCGTCAGAATCAAGCTGTTGTTTCTAAACTGAAAGATTTAAGAGACGagtataatttattgaaaactaaatatGTGACACTTGAAAAAACAAACCAGGAGAAAATAAACAAGCAGCATCAGGAGATACAAACTTATGCAACTCGTCTGAAGCAGGTTCAAGATCAATGTGCTgctgaaaaggaaaaatttgctcaggtattgaatttattattgcttgttttaaaagttttattaaacttaaattctTCCATATTTgagaagatataatttaaaaaaaaaaaaaaaaattgcttcctgATGTGTGAGAGGTTGGAATTTTGTTATTCCCGAGTTCAGTGCACTGAAATTATATGTTGATTTTATAGAATTAACACTCTCTGGAAGTAATAACTTTGAGAAATAATAGATATGAATATCAAAAGTTAGaagataattaaagtaaatattcttttgccattttattttatattttaataaaaaattatatcaaaaagcttttaaattaaatttattgttattactgTGTAACTAACTAGTCTTTTTGGGTTTTACAATTTGTTCTGTTGTATTTTGCATAGCTTTTGGATATATTTCACACtcttctctttttattacggaAAGCCTTGGTTCCAGTTTATTATCGCAAGAAAACACTATTTGTCAGAGGAAGAATGTATCCGTGTTATGAGAAtgaattaataatctaaaaaggtagCAAAAATGATGTTACGACTTATAGTATTTTCTCTGATTTTGTTTTCGAAGTTAGGCATATCGATGCAAATCCCTATTCTGTGGCATAATTCCTTATTCCTTTCTCATATGCTCTGTTCCTTGCATGCGTCTAGGATGGAGGCCTCTCATCCGGAAAGGATTATATGACACTGTTTAACTAAAGGTGGTCCTTGTGCTAATAAAAACCAAGCTAAAATAACGCTTTGTTTTATGTCATCTGGTTTcttttttgaacataaaaatttctagagattattaatagaaataagaaattacatttctttttaaatgaacagcaaaaattgaaaatccaagtaatttttttttttttttttttcatttggtcaTTTCAGGGGTTTTtccactttttactttttttttttagatgaacaAAATTTTCATGATCCTTATTATCAACTGGAAAGTAAATTCAGTGTAAAATAGTGAAcaaatgttaatcttttaaaataaaagattttttttagcaatatttattaGTGCTTTCTGAAAAAGCTTAAAAGGAAGATTACTTTATCTTTGAACTCTAATATACTGTTTTCTTGACACACTTTAAGTTCTTATATGTTTAATCTGATTCCTCTATTTCTCAGTATAACTTTATTGATGCTTTGATTTCATTTTagcttgtaataatttttaagcatgtatttagttttttattattattgttattttttttttagctggaaAAACATTTTGAGAAGAAAGTTAGTACTGCTTTGAAAAACGTTGAGGATGAAAAATTGAAACTTCAGTTGAAGCTGACCAAACTTGAAACAGAGTAAGTACTCTCTTTATATGGTtttatcttattcttttaaatagaaaggaaaaagaaatatatatttcaaattattgtatcTAGTTGTTCTCTggactgtgtgtgtgtgtggggggggaggTAGGGTTATGTGTTATTCCtgttaataatattgttacaattctGTTCTTGAATCATAgccatcataaataaaattataatgaatattctatatctaatatgaaaggaaaaatatcaaGTAGAGTAGAAAAATATCAAGTATGTGAATGTTTTAATTTAcctatttcagtttatttttatgattttcaaatcatatttttgataatattatatttacctaTTATACTTCGAGTGATTCAAAAATtgactattaaattaatacatttgtttaactaattttaatctgttttgagtaaaatttattatgcgagttattaatttctatttttttcttattccagATCTATTGGTGTAACAAAGGCCGAATTGGAAGCTGTGAAAAAGTCCAAGGAAGATTTACAGAAAGTCCATGCATTGCTAATTGAACAACATACCCAGCTAGTTGGCGGCCACAAAGCagatctgaaaaatttaaatacccaATTGGTTGATGTTAAGAAGCAATTTGAAGAAGTCAGTgccaaaaatgttattcttttgaaAGATATCCAAGTATTAAATGACACCAAAGCTGCTCTTGAATTGTCTAAGAAAACTCTGGAAGAAAAACTTCACAATGAGgaggtatatatttattttaagtttaacttATATAAACTAATTTCTTTCAACTAGTTCATATAagtaataagatataaattagttgaattgataaaaattgttacTGATGTAGTTAAAGTggaagtaagttttaaaaaatttcgaaaaaatgtttgaaactttatgtaaatttataaattaaagtaaaattttgtaagaattacTTTGaggtatttattataatttcattttgatattttatagccATAAGTCTACTGGATGTaccattaagaaatattaacaatacaactttttttaataaatatataattttttgatagtcATAAATTTATTACTGCTTGAAAATAGGGAAATCCATGGTACTGCAGATGCTCTTAACTAGTAGAGATTGCAATTACAGAATTATCTGCCATCAATTTGtgcaaaaatcaatatttagtgAATTCTGCAGTTATTTACTTATACTTGTAAGTAAAactaatactgaaaaaaaagaataaaaaaaaaagctttcaattaaaactaaaagaaaacaaagttttgaaTGTCACATTCCGAAAGATTAGACTAAGACCTgttaacatcaataaaaattttattttgcagggGAAAAAAAGCCCTTTCATTAATATAGtggattattaaatttcattgaaaataggATGAGCTTTAGCAATTGTTCCGTTGGATGAAATTAGTCATTTCTTCTTATATAAATTGGAgttattttcttgtttcttttattctaaaagcTGTATAGTTAatgcatttaaacataaatttgctTTTCTTGGTGGAAAAAATTAGATAACTAAGAGTTAAAACTAAATGAAGCTAtttttaatccccccccccaGAAACGTGTTGCTGATCTGGAAGCGCAAATAAAACAGTATTCATCAAGTGCTGACACCATCAATCAACTGCagtcagaaattaaaaatctacaaaaagagAATGAAAGACTTGCTGAGCAGTTGGTTTCTACCAAAGAAAGAGTTGCTGGAGATGGCCAAGAAGTTATTCATCAAAATGGAGAATTGAATGGAAAAGTTTGTTGCTTAATTATTCCtttgtcaatttttaaagtaTGGCTAGTAAGAAAAATTAGTTATGCAACTCGTAAATTTTCTACTTACTTCATTCAAAAGGTTTTGGTATTGTGGCAGAGTTTCTTTACATACTATAATTTCATCTGTTCCAAAttctttctcatatatatatatatataataataataataataataataataaatataaagcaacaTTGAGTTATTCTGAAAAAGTCCTTCTAAATTTACTACCTTCTTTATAATGATagttaattaatattgtaatattaatttaattttaatactatttaaatttattagtctTTTTAACAGGAAATATGCccaataatgtatatttaaattattatttgagcaAGAGTGATTGTGTTCtagaattaactattttttttttttcctttcctaagtcgggaatatttttcattaattttctaaattaaaaaaatgaatatagtgTTGATATGTTTATATCATCTAATATTTATAGAACTTTAAAATTGAGTCGCAATTTCTCAGAGTGGATTCATGAAAATCCAATTTAATacagacattttttgaaaatagatatcTATGTGTATTGCATTAttgttcagaattttctttttgaacagTTAGcagttatttctgattttaagaaGAGGTGCAAAGTTTTGATAACCTAGTgatgctttataaattttaatagtttcctTTTCTGATTGTGTAACATCACAgggaaattgtaaacataataattatttcttattgattttcaATAGCCTTTTGAGTGTCAAAAAGATCTGAAATGGCATTAGAAAATTATGTACTACCTCATGAATAGAgtaatattcatctttttttttttcatacagaaagtattgtatgaaattatatagttttgattgaagaatgttttaatcattgaatttcttttaaacaataaatatattgtatcaTATTGAGGACTAGTTAATTGCATATGATAATTTTCCcaataaacttttttcataatttaagataCAAGTTTTGGTACTTaacaataaagttaaataaatggtAGCATATCCCAAAACATTATATCCATTCAATGGTTAtgcttaaattgttatttttctaagGACAACTGATCACAACatgttttttacatttctgtTGGGTATTTatcattctaaacattttttatacatttttcttttattccatttcttttaatgaaagttttatcatataaagttttgaatacatttattttggaAAGCAATACAGAACTATTGAACCACCTCTGAAAAGTggttaaaaattccttaaaaatactttatttcctgTTTCATAGGAAGGAAAAagtgattttaagaaatatgcgAAATATAAACAttgatgttttgttttttataaatgtggataaatatgaaaaattatttaggatTATAAAATAGTCTTTAAAAGACTTTTAGAACATTTATTAGTTTTAGTCATCAattgtgttatatatttttaacaataattttacatttatttaaaggaTGTATTTTTGTTTCAGCCACAGGATTCGGATCTGTTGAAATCATTAGAGGACAAAGAAAACCAGTAAGTTTTCTTgtagaatttgcaatttttttaatcagttttatcaATCGATTGCTTTGAATAATGTGACAAATGCTCATATTGAACATTTTCTCTTTCATCAGGCTTAAGGAAAAAGAAACACAATTGGTAAAATTGAATGAAGAAATCAATAAGTTGAAAGCTAAAATTTCTATTCTGGATGAGGAAACTGaaatgcaaaagaagaaaaacaatgtAAGTTCTCTGTGCTATActgttaaaaacttattattaacttattagtactgtgaatttatttatatataaatgaatataaacatttttttctccttggataatatttttaaatattgattttttcaaatattgataataataatttttttgttattgttaataaaattttttgaaaccttATTTAGGAGCTAAGGGAAAAGAATTGGAAAGCTATGGATGCTCTAAAAGCAGCTGAAGAGAGTGCTGAacagaaaatcaaagaaatacaGACTGCAGCTGACAAAAAGCTGTCACAAGTCCAAAAAGAGCTTGAAGAAAAGCTAAAATCTAAAGGTGGAAACCAGTCAAGTTCATCAGAACTTAGTGAAAAATTAACCAAAGTAGAAGCAGAATTGGCAAAAAGATTGTCGGACTATAATAGTGAAGTAGACAAGAATAAAAAACTTACAGCTGAAGTTGATAAATTAAGTACTGAAAGAAAGAATGCAGAATCTAGGTTAGCTCAAATGGAAGAAAGTGTTGaggtatgaaaaattgatttactttATGTTGGTTTGtagtttatttttcactttaatgaaAGGGAAAACATTATGTTTTGTGATGGATATAATCAAATCACtctaataatttaactaataatatgtAATACTAATAACTATGTACTAATAATGTAATCTAATACTAATAACATGAGTattgtcatatatttttattccccTGCTGTGATGTAAAAATTTCCGAACCTAGTACTGATAACTGCattatgatgtttttaattttttaactgattccttaatttaaagcctaaaaaCAAATTGTCAGCATTTTAATTTCTCAgatttttaagtgaatattttttatataaaatattgatgtatttttgtACTGTATTAGgatattgaagaattttagacaatcttttataaaatgattaaattaaaagtttcaaagaattaaaaaaaaattggaattaattaaaaaatttttttttataacagttgTGGTTTTAACATTTTCCCCCTTTGCTTCTTTAGAATTTGAaacatcaaattaaagaatatcaaTTGAGAACAAGGGAGTGTCTGCAAAGGATACATCCTGAAGTTTCTATAGATAGCTCATTGGTAAGATCtgttttattcttaaatgaaaagtTGTAAGTGATATCATAAATTAGTTTTGTGAATAGAATTGTTTATGGCAGAATTTCTTATTCatatgatgaatataattaattctcgaaaatcacttgaattttattttattttttgaattgtaaaaaagaattatgcataaaaaaatttgtgtATTGTTCCCATTACAGAATTGAGTCAATTCATTGAAGTTATTGCCACACTAGTATAATTGGTTGTATCATTTAATACCTAATTGCATATTGCTGTATAAGATGCTGCCATGGCAATTcgtaatataattatgaaaattctgtTACTGCTAATCTTTAATGCAttcattgtttcatatttgtattactgatatttttttccttagctTTGAGTAATTCAGttagtaagatttttatttttttacttcaaataggTGCACattttagtaagaaaaattaaCCTGAAATGCATTTTTCAGCTCCTTTTCATATATTCcacatttataagaattttaatggagtctaaacaataaaataacacgGTGATGCAtagttaagataatttttttatatgaaatttttttggggagaattaatataaagataagcATAATCAAATTCTGTttttagtatcattaaaattcttattaaaaaatcatcccttttttttctttttgcttctgTAAAaggattaacttttattttaatgctggTATGACTATTGAAAAGTTTTTCCCCCATATTAAAATCAAAGcagtcataaaaaaattcatttagatatattttggTAATGTACagtgcattgattttttttttttttgcaatattaaatatatataatatctcatATAAAGTAATAGGaaattgtaaatatgatttttttcacttatactTCAATATAATGCCTCCTGACATTCTAAAATGGAGatgcatttgtttaattatatatattttaaaaatttgctgatcTTATTAAGTCAAGGCTTATTAAACTACAAATCGGATATGTCTGCTTTAAAAGACTTCAAATCACCTCTTTTTTTAATCACTAATTATCCTTCATTTcctaatcattttaaaatgtcaagattttttttttcatggtaagaaaaattaaatttacacagTGGAAAAACTATCAATGATATATAAGCATGAATTGCTGCTCTGCTgtgatcatattttttttgtacaagatGCACAATAGATTCAAAAACTGAATTAGTATTATGCATTACATATTTCACAGGTTAAGAATTgaatctattgttatttttatttctgtaatttgtgCCCACCTCTTACCTGTCTGCAATTGAACCAACAATTGAATggttatttataattacttttctcaTCTTTATTTGCATTAAACATCTTGTTGGAtcaacagtttcattttttaaaaaatactaggtttaatatatataatgtattttacttATTGTCTGttgtaattgttattttatttatataagggatttttgaaagtttaaatataagGGTATTAATTAGTATTGGTACTTTATATTTAAAGTGATAATAGTGAATGAAGAAATAGTTGCAAGTGATATCGTAATtgtatttaaacttaaataatattttgctatatccatttattgcttgtttttgcattttctttaattgcTCAATTCCCTTTTCAGCCTTATGAATCTTGGATTGCCGAGTTTGAAAAACAAGTTGATCTTGTTGTACAAACCACTTCCT
The Argiope bruennichi chromosome 6, qqArgBrue1.1, whole genome shotgun sequence DNA segment above includes these coding regions:
- the LOC129971061 gene encoding ribosome-binding protein 1-like isoform X1: MTVAEEAIYSSISSPQVAMILAVCTFVPFIIYLIYKFSIKEKSFEEVLEEQKRRSLEEELRQKSDKTKKEKKFKRSWAKKKEKAEPEPTSEPPQVEVKKEIPIIEIIEPVEVKAPKQKGKKSAEQNSESNHVDKTKKAEVAVGAEKQEKKEESEKVKASAKSAKVEKEAEKVKAVSKPVETVKPKEEVVVEKSAPSNPPQASVSASTSSKKKKKEPVEKDVAPLTASKVLSLIKDAELDTEEIQNLIDILLNKQKDSTKWTKRNDQLADAKKSLHEREQQLDLELRQNQAVVSKLKDLRDEYNLLKTKYVTLEKTNQEKINKQHQEIQTYATRLKQVQDQCAAEKEKFAQLEKHFEKKVSTALKNVEDEKLKLQLKLTKLETESIGVTKAELEAVKKSKEDLQKVHALLIEQHTQLVGGHKADLKNLNTQLVDVKKQFEEVSAKNVILLKDIQVLNDTKAALELSKKTLEEKLHNEEKRVADLEAQIKQYSSSADTINQLQSEIKNLQKENERLAEQLVSTKERVAGDGQEVIHQNGELNGKPQDSDLLKSLEDKENQLKEKETQLVKLNEEINKLKAKISILDEETEMQKKKNNELREKNWKAMDALKAAEESAEQKIKEIQTAADKKLSQVQKELEEKLKSKGGNQSSSSELSEKLTKVEAELAKRLSDYNSEVDKNKKLTAEVDKLSTERKNAESRLAQMEESVENLKHQIKEYQLRTRECLQRIHPEVSIDSSLPYESWIAEFEKQVDLVVQTTSSSASEVEYNKLKDLLEEKSKELSEKEKHFSQVLSETESMLHSLQNTAEEKEKQWQERLNEKELQLQQLKTERDSLTAEKETLQSTFQQMGQLEELQEKLKELQSTLESAENEKSHVEQKYEEVHKNCINLRDQLENKEKQILELQKEKKSVEHLQQEVEDLKSKLEKEKKISKDFSSQMIRLNSLVKIGQDSLVAEQEMVKKLKSQLEAQQAAATTNGGTTVPVSTPVATESKPKKKSSEKSKNKTDASAKK
- the LOC129971061 gene encoding ribosome-binding protein 1-like isoform X2 — protein: MTVAEEAIYSSISSPQVAMILAVCTFVPFIIYLIYKFSIKEKSFEEVLEEQKRRSLEEELRQKSDKTKKEKKFKRSWAKKKEKAEPEPTSEPPQVEVKKEIPIIEIIEPVEVKAPKQKGKKSAEQNSESNHVDKTKKAEVAVGAEKQEKKEESEKVKASAKSAKVEKEAEKVKAVSKPVETVKPKEEVVVEKSAPSNPPQASVSASTSSKKKKKEPVEKDVAPLTASKVLSLIKDAELDTEEIQNLIDILLNKQKDSTKWTKRNDQLADAKKSLHEREQQLDLELRQNQAVVSKLKDLRDEYNLLKTKYVTLEKTNQEKINKQHQEIQTYATRLKQVQDQCAAEKEKFAQLEKHFEKKVSTALKNVEDEKLKLQLKLTKLETESIGVTKAELEAVKKSKEDLQKVHALLIEQHTQLVGGHKADLKNLNTQLVDVKKQFEEVSAKNVILLKDIQVLNDTKAALELSKKTLEEKLHNEEKRVADLEAQIKQYSSSADTINQLQSEIKNLQKENERLAEQLVSTKERVAGDGQEVIHQNGELNGKPQDSDLLKSLEDKENQLKEKETQLVKLNEEINKLKAKISILDEETEMQKKKNNELREKNWKAMDALKAAEESAEQKIKEIQTAADKKLSQVQKELEEKLKSKGGNQSSSSELSEKLTKVEAELAKRLSDYNSEVDKNKKLTAEVDKLSTERKNAESRLAQMEESVENLKHQIKEYQLRTRECLQRIHPEVSIDSSLPYESWIAEFEKQVDLVVQTTSSSASEVEYNKLKDLLEEKSKELSEKEKHFSQVLSETESMLHSLQNTAEEKEKQWQERLNEKELQLQQLKTERDSLTAEKETLQSTFQQMGQLEELQEKLKELQSTLESAENEKSHVEQKYEEVHKNCINLRDQLENKEKQILELQKEKKSVEHLQQEVEDLKSKLEKEKKISKDFSSQMIRLNSLVKIGQDSLVAEQEMVKKLKSQLEAQQAAATTNGGTTVPVSTPVATEDASAKK